The Daucus carota subsp. sativus chromosome 9, DH1 v3.0, whole genome shotgun sequence genome window below encodes:
- the LOC108192484 gene encoding uncharacterized protein LOC108192484 produces MASGGGESAAQFDISEEEKDKLVGEVIRYVLFKTHQGSGCPIKREELTQLITKNYRQRALPAFIINEARSKLSTIFGYEMTELQRSRLSSANQGRASQQSVADSKSYVITSQLPADVYKEFVEDVNTSHLTGFTFAIISIVHLAGGKITEENLWPHMRRLGLRETEENHPVFGNIKQALETLVQQRYLQKEKVHGPEGNSIVYELAERSLDETVSGQVKEYISQIVQREVPATDND; encoded by the exons ATGGCAAGTGGTGGTGGCGAAAGTGCTGCTCAGTTTGATATTTCGGAGGAG GAGAAAGACAAGCTTGTTGGAGAAGTGATTCGCTATGTCCTTTTCAAGACCCATCAGGGTTCTGGTTGTCCCATAAAAAGGGAGGAACTCACCCAACTTATCACCAAGAATTATCGCCAAAGGGCTCTTCCTGCTTTTATCATAAATGAGGCCAGATCCAAACTTTCGACCATATTTGGATATGAGATGACGGAGCTTCAGCGGTCACGGCTATCCTCAGCAAACCAGGGAAGAGCGTCGCAACAGA gTGTTGCAGATTCAAAATCTTACGTCATTACAAGTCAGCTACCAGCTGATGTCTACAAGGAATTTGTCGAGGATGTAAATACCTCGCACCTTACTGGGTTTACATTTGCAATCATTAGCATTGTGCATCTTGCTGGAGGCAAAATTACAGAAG AAAACCTTTGGCCCCATATGAGGCGACTAGGGTTGCGCGAAACTGAAGAGAACCATCCAGTCTTCGGGAACATCAAGCAGGCACTGGAAACACTGGTTCAGCAAAG ATACTTGCAGAAAGAGAAAGTTCATGGTCCTGAAGGAAATAGTATAGTTTATGAACTTGCTGAAAGATCCCTAGATGAAACAGTGAGCGGTCAAGTTAAGGAATATATATCACAG ATTGTGCAGAGGGAGGTGCCCGCAACAGATAATGACTAG